The genomic interval TCGGGGCGTTACGGCGGCTTAGGCGCTTGGGGGCGCGGCGCGGCGCGTTTCGATGAGCGTGCGGGGATGATCGTGTCCGTCGGACTGGGTTGAAGCACCGTTCCGGAGAACGTCACGAGTGAATCGATGCGGGCGACGAACGTCGGGCCTGCACCGCTCACGCGCCTGAGTCCATCACGATTCACGAATGGGCCGCGCAGCATGCGGTCGACCGCGATGCGTTTGGCCATCAGCGTCGAAACGCCGGGGAGTGAGTCGATTTGTGCTGCTGAGGCGGCGTCGAGGTCGAGTTTGCCGTTGATGTAGCCGGGGCGATCGAGCGCGCCGGCGCCGTGCGTCGGCGCGGCGTGTGCCGGCGTGGAATCGGCGGGTGACTTTGCACCGCCGCGGCGACCCTTGGACTTTGGTCGCGGGCCGCGTTGGGCGTGAGCCGATGAATCGGCCGCCTGCATTTGGTGCGCGAGCGCCGGCTGATCGCCGTGATCCGACGCCGTGGACGCTCGCACGACGCGGACGCCGGCGCCGAGTACGCCGACGGCGCCAATGAAGAGCAGGGCTTTGTGGTCTGCACGCATCGTCATGGGGCGCAACCTATGGGCGGACGAGCCGCCACCATCATCGTTCGATTGCGGCCGACATCGGATCGTCCCACGCACCCGCGGATTGTATGCAGCCGGGCGTAAGAATCGCGTAAGTCCGATGCGTCCCGCCGCGACGGCGCATTATCGTTCGAGGGAACGTCTTCCAACTCGGTTTTAACCCAGGATCCTGGATGATGCCGCTGTCTCTCCGCATCGCGCTCGTTTCGCTCGTGACCGCCGCGGCCTGCGGCGCTCCGGCCACCGTTGCTACGACGCCTGTTCCCGCTTCGCCGCCGGCGACGGCTACTGCAGCGACGCCAATGCCCGCGGCGGGCGGTCAGCCCACACGCGTGCCGGCCGTGCACGTCAGCAGCCTGCCGCGGAATTGGCAGCTGCTCGATGAATCGATCGACGGCATTCCGGGCATCAGCTCGGAGCGCGCCATGCGTGAGTTGCTCGCCGGGCGGACGCCCAAGCGCACGGTGCTCGTGGCGGTCATCGACAACGGCATCGACACGGCGCATGTGGATCTGCGGCCGAACCTCTGGACCGATCCGCAGACGCACCTGCACGGTTGGGATTTCATCGGCGGCGCCAATGGCGGCGACGTGAACTTCGATACCTTCGAGGTGACGCGTCAGTATGCGCGCTGCCACAACAAGCCGGCCGCGAGTGGCGCGCCGCCGATCACCGATGCGGCGGAGTGCAGAGCGATCGACGCCGACTATGAGAAGCAGCGCGCCGACGTCGAAAGCAACGCCGCGAGTTATCGGCAGGTGAACGATCTCCTACAGCAGATTTTGCCGATTCTCGCCGAGGCGGCGCATGTGCCCGCCGACTCGCTCGATGCGGCGCGCGTGCGCGCGATCAATCCGGCGACCTCCGCGCAAGTCTCGCGCGCTCGACAAATTTTCCTGGAGCTCGATGCCGAGGGCGCGACGCCGGCGCAGATCAAGGAAGGGCTGACGTCGCTCGAGGGGCAGGTCAAGTACTCGCTCGATCCGTCGTACAATCCGCGGACCATCGTCGGCGACAACTATTCGGACGTCACGCAGCACAACTACGGCAACGGCGACGTGATGGGCCCGAACGCGGGCCATGGCTCGCACGTGTCGGGAATCATCGGCGCGGTGCGCGGCAATGGCATCGGCGTCGACGGCATCGCGCCGGCGGTGAAGTTCATGATGATCCGCACCGTGCCGGACGGCGACGAGCGCGACAAGGACGTCGCGAACGCGATTCGGTATGCGGTCGATCACGGCGCGCAGATCATCAGTATGAGTTTTGGAAAGCCGTACTCGCCCTACAAGTCCGCGGTCGACGATGCGGTGCGCTACGCCGACGCGCATGGTGTGTTGATGGTACACGCCGCCGGCAACGACGGCGCGGACCTGGCGAAGGGACACAACTTCCCGACGCCGGTCTATCTCGACGGCGGGCGTCCGCAGAACTGGATCGAAGTCGGCGCGTCGTCGTGGAAGGGCGGCGATTCGCTCGCGGCCAACTTTTCGAACTACAGCGAGCGGCTCGTCGACGTGTTCGCGCCCGGCGTCGACATTCTCTCGACGGTGCCCGGCAACAAGTACGAGCGTGACAGCGGCACGAGCATGGCGGCGCCGGTCGTGAGCGGACTCGCGGCGCTGCTGATGGGCTACTACCCGAATCTCTCCGCGGCCGACGTCAAGAAGATCATTCTCGCGTCGGTGATGAAGCTCGACCAGACGGTCTATCAGCCGGATCCGAAGCAGATGACGCAACGCGTGTCGTTCAAATCGCTGTCGGTGACGGGCGGGATCGTCAACGCGTACAACGCGGTGCGCATGGCTGAAGCGATGAGCGGCGGACGGGTTCAGCCGTAGTCGGCTACTTCACCAGCGTCACCGCCACGTCGCCGACGATTTGCAGGCTCTTCGCCGATACCTTGTCGATCGTATCCTCCATCGTGTGGTGATAGCTCGGACTCGGCACATCGTTCGGGCCGGCGTTCGCGGGCAACGGGCCGTACTGGAAGTCGAGCACGTCGATCACGTGCAGGCCCTTCGCGAGCAACGGAATGTGATCGTCGGTGATCGGCTGCATCACCTGCGCGCGGAAATAATTCTGATACCCCAAATCCGCCGCCGTCCGCCATACCCGGCTCACCACTTCGGGCGCCTTGTCGACCGAGTTCTGCTCTTGATAGATCTGTAAATCCGCGTCGCCGATCATGTCGAACAGGACGCCGTACAGCGGCTTGTAGTCGGGCGACGGCAGATGATTGGCGAAGTACTGCGAGCCGAACAGCGCGTCGGGATAGTTGCCCGAGCTGTCGGGATCGAACGCGCCCCAATCTTCGCCGTCGACGAACAGCAAGTCGACGCCGACGGACGGCGGCGTCTTCCTGAACACGTCACCCAGCGCGAGGAAAAGGCCGACGCCGGACGCCCCGTCGTTCGCGCCGAGGATTGGGCGGGC from Gemmatimonadaceae bacterium carries:
- a CDS encoding helix-hairpin-helix domain-containing protein encodes the protein MTMRADHKALLFIGAVGVLGAGVRVVRASTASDHGDQPALAHQMQAADSSAHAQRGPRPKSKGRRGGAKSPADSTPAHAAPTHGAGALDRPGYINGKLDLDAASAAQIDSLPGVSTLMAKRIAVDRMLRGPFVNRDGLRRVSGAGPTFVARIDSLVTFSGTVLQPSPTDTIIPARSSKRAAPRPQAPKPP
- a CDS encoding S8 family serine peptidase, producing the protein MMPLSLRIALVSLVTAAACGAPATVATTPVPASPPATATAATPMPAAGGQPTRVPAVHVSSLPRNWQLLDESIDGIPGISSERAMRELLAGRTPKRTVLVAVIDNGIDTAHVDLRPNLWTDPQTHLHGWDFIGGANGGDVNFDTFEVTRQYARCHNKPAASGAPPITDAAECRAIDADYEKQRADVESNAASYRQVNDLLQQILPILAEAAHVPADSLDAARVRAINPATSAQVSRARQIFLELDAEGATPAQIKEGLTSLEGQVKYSLDPSYNPRTIVGDNYSDVTQHNYGNGDVMGPNAGHGSHVSGIIGAVRGNGIGVDGIAPAVKFMMIRTVPDGDERDKDVANAIRYAVDHGAQIISMSFGKPYSPYKSAVDDAVRYADAHGVLMVHAAGNDGADLAKGHNFPTPVYLDGGRPQNWIEVGASSWKGGDSLAANFSNYSERLVDVFAPGVDILSTVPGNKYERDSGTSMAAPVVSGLAALLMGYYPNLSAADVKKIILASVMKLDQTVYQPDPKQMTQRVSFKSLSVTGGIVNAYNAVRMAEAMSGGRVQP
- a CDS encoding M28 family peptidase, with protein sequence MLLLLCAAAVALTGCDKIKDRYAGPKTAFDGQAALNYTKEHLQFGPRTPGTPAHDKAGDWIVAEMKKRTDSVIVQTWTQTTANGTTLAMKNVLARFNPKATSRVLYLTHWDTRPTADEDPNFGNRARPILGANDGASGVGLFLALGDVFRKTPPSVGVDLLFVDGEDWGAFDPDSSGNYPDALFGSQYFANHLPSPDYKPLYGVLFDMIGDADLQIYQEQNSVDKAPEVVSRVWRTAADLGYQNYFRAQVMQPITDDHIPLLAKGLHVIDVLDFQYGPLPANAGPNDVPSPSYHHTMEDTIDKVSAKSLQIVGDVAVTLVK